From Puntigrus tetrazona isolate hp1 chromosome 8, ASM1883169v1, whole genome shotgun sequence, the proteins below share one genomic window:
- the snap29 gene encoding synaptosomal-associated protein 29 translates to MSAYPKSHNPFADDDDEEDSKPRGGFNFDDDPEESSLSPAERRQRQLQQEVMRTARSAVDSSHRSLGLVYESEKVGAETAEELIRQGEALKRTEKMIDNMEQDMRTSQRHINTIKSVWGGMVNYFKGKPEPPKPAQKDQPVSYEANSRLQNALTESKQQEDKYQASHPNLRKLDTSGFGASASLENDPSDQNGYPKNKHLRAAHQQLDTNLDEMSLGLGRLKNLGLGLQAEIDDQDVSLDALLNKVDTMDGKIGSTNRQLKNLK, encoded by the exons ATGTCTGCCTACCCTAAATCCCACAATCCTTTCGCCGACGACGATGATGAAGAGGACTCGAAACCCCGAGGAGGCTTCAACTTCGACGACGATCCGGAGGAGAGCTCCCTGAGCCCCGCGGAGCGACGCCAGAGACAGCTGCAGCAGGAAGTGATGCGCACCGCGCGGTCGGCCGTGGACAGCAGCCACCGCTCGCTCGGACTCGTCTACGAATCAGAGAAGGTCGGAGCGGAGACGGCGGAG GAACTGATTCGTCAGGGCGAGGCTTTGAAGAGGACGGAAAAGATGATCGACAACATGGAGCAGGACATGAGGACGAGCCAGAGGCATATCAACACCATTAAGAGCGTCTGGGGCGGCATGGTCAACTATTTCAAAGGCAAACCTGAACCTCCCAAACCTGCTCAGAAGGACCAGCCCGTCTCCTACGAGGCCAACAGCAG GTTACAGAATGCGCTCACGGAGAGCAAGCAGCAGGAAGACAAATATCAAGCCAGTCATCCCAACCTCAGGAAACTGGACACATCTg GATTCGGAGCGTCCGCTTCGCTGGAGAACGACCCGTCCGATCAGAACGGCTATCCCAAGAACAAACACCTACGGGCCGCCCATCAGCAGCTGGACACGAACCTCG ACGAAATGTCTCTGGGTTTGGGTCGCCTGAAGAACCTGGGCCTGGGGCTGCAGGCCGAGATCGACGACCAGGACGTTTCTCTGGACGCTTTGCTCAACAAGGTGGACACCATGGACGGCAAGATCGGCTCCACCAACCGGCAGCTCAAAAACCTCAAATAG